A genomic window from Gymnodinialimonas ceratoperidinii includes:
- a CDS encoding pyridoxal-phosphate dependent enzyme, with product MRHLTPTTAQTAPLLATLTDIPRPSVAAHAPADLLRRCPEAAETPFCDLPDLAERFGIAALHAKDERNRMGLGSFKALGAAYVIACDAEQGRAKGQAYYTASAGNHGLSVAAGAQAFGARAVIYLAATVPPAFAARLEAMGAEVRWRGDVYEDSMAAAQADAEAEGAVLLSDSSWPGYTERPWRLMEGYLVLMQEAAAQISEPPSHIFLQAGVGGLAASAAAYAREVWGDAPRIIVVEPDAAPALFASVEAGAAQVTEGPASAMGRLDCKEPSLIALKGLARDATDFMLISEEDGANGAEIAAQAGLPSTPSGAAGLAGLCVATSAADHASAFGLDAASRVLVILSEGPEG from the coding sequence ATGCGACATCTCACCCCTACCACCGCCCAGACCGCGCCGCTTCTTGCGACGCTGACCGACATTCCCCGGCCCTCGGTGGCGGCCCATGCGCCCGCCGATCTGCTGCGCCGGTGCCCTGAAGCCGCCGAGACGCCGTTCTGCGATCTGCCGGATCTGGCCGAGCGCTTCGGCATCGCCGCGCTCCATGCCAAGGACGAACGCAACCGGATGGGCCTTGGCAGCTTCAAGGCGCTGGGCGCGGCCTATGTCATCGCCTGCGACGCGGAGCAGGGACGCGCGAAGGGGCAGGCCTATTACACCGCCAGCGCCGGCAACCACGGGCTCTCGGTCGCGGCGGGCGCGCAGGCGTTTGGCGCGCGGGCCGTCATCTACCTCGCCGCCACCGTCCCCCCGGCCTTCGCCGCCCGGCTCGAAGCGATGGGGGCCGAGGTCCGGTGGCGCGGCGATGTCTACGAGGACAGCATGGCCGCCGCGCAGGCCGATGCCGAAGCCGAGGGCGCGGTGCTTTTGTCGGACAGCTCATGGCCCGGATATACCGAGCGTCCGTGGCGCCTGATGGAGGGCTACCTCGTGCTGATGCAGGAGGCCGCCGCGCAGATCTCTGAGCCGCCGAGCCATATTTTCCTGCAAGCCGGTGTCGGCGGCCTCGCTGCCTCCGCCGCCGCCTATGCGCGCGAGGTCTGGGGCGACGCGCCGCGCATCATCGTGGTCGAGCCTGATGCGGCGCCCGCGCTCTTCGCCTCGGTCGAGGCCGGCGCGGCACAGGTCACCGAAGGCCCGGCCAGCGCCATGGGGCGGCTCGATTGCAAGGAGCCGTCGCTGATCGCGCTCAAGGGATTGGCCCGTGATGCCACTGATTTCATGCTGATTTCGGAGGAGGACGGCGCGAACGGCGCAGAGATCGCGGCGCAGGCGGGCCTGCCCTCCACCCCCTCCGGCGCGGCGGGCCTTGCGGGGCTTTGCGTCGCTACATCCGCGGCAGATCACGCCTCCGCCTTCGGTCTCGATGCCGCCTCGCGGGTTCTGGTGATCCTCAGCGAAGGCCCCGAGGGGTGA